The nucleotide sequence CCCTCCCTTGtggcctcctccccaccttgATGCTGCTCTTGTACACATATCCAGCCAGTGCTCCGCCTCGTACTCCTCCTCCCAGGGCCTCACTGAAGATGACGATTTGCTCAAAGAGGAAGACACGTCTCTCTCGACCCCGGGAAGAGAGCAGACCgccagcctcaggctctgtgacCCAGAATGTGTCCTGGCCCAGGAGCTTCCCCTGAGCAGTCAGTTTGCCCTAGAACCAAAGGATGGTGGCTTTGAGaaaaaagcaagaagagaaaagggacactctctgttcctccctccttcccctgacACTCCCAACCAACCATGAGGTCAGTCCCAGGGAGGGCAGTTCCCCATAAGGACCTCCCAAGTGGTCAGCCTGGGACAGAAGAGCACTGGACCTCCGGTTTCCTGTTCTATCCCCATACCTCAAACCCCCGAAGTCTCCCCAGAGTCATCATATCATTGCAGCGCTTGGGTACAAAGCACATGACCTCCACAGCTCGCTGGGTCGCAGGCGAAGAGAGGAGCATTGTCATTGTCAAGAAAGAGGCCTCTTCAGACCATGTTTCAACTCTCAACCAGCCTCCCCCTGAAAACCAGAGAGCGCAAACCACCCAAGGAGCTGGGGGAAGCCAGGAGACTAAAAAACGTAAGAGGTGTGTGGTGTGACCTGGAAGATCTGGGAGCCCTCACCTCCAGCTCTTCAGTATCCATCCCAGCTCTACTGTAGTATTTGAGAAAATCCTAAGATGTAGAGAAGAAATGCTCAGGGAGGTCTTGAGGACACCCTCTGAAACTCCCACATCCTCCCCTTGAAGACACAGGTGGGGATGCCCAGGAAGTATGGGGGGAGCTTAGGAACCCTGAAGAGATGAATGACAAAAGGGGCTGTCCCAACCAGAGTCACTCCCAGGGAACAGGTGGTCCTGACCTTGAGCAGCAGCTGGTATTTCATGATCCTCTGCACCGGTTTGATGAGGAGGTCGTTGAGTTGCAGGCGGTGCCCTAGCTGCTGCCGGAGCTCCTGGGGACAGGGACCTGATGTTTATGTGGCCTGGAGAGCCTGATGATTCTATTCCCCATCCCCCAAGGTGCCTCAGCCACTGACCTCAAAGTAGCTGTCCCCAAACTCTGACACCACGTGCTCTGACTTGGGCTTATTCTGACAGTACACCACGTACATATGCAGCCTGCGCTCCTAACAGGGGTAAAGTTTGAGGAGAGCAGGATGGGTGAGAGGGGAAAGCACATCTCCAGAGAGCCCTGGCCCActcccaagcccctcccctccaggccccACCCTCTTAAGCCTCACGTGTTTGATGAATAGCTGAGCCAGCCAATCAGGATCCTTCAAACACCGCTGCAGCTCCTGCAGGAAATAGCTGGAAGGGTTGGCAGGGAAAAGGCTGGTCACATACCCCCACCCCACTCGACAGAGCTGTCTACCCTAGCTGTGCCATTAAGTGCCATTTAACCACTCCGAACGTTCCTCAGGCAACAGTGGGTCCAAGGGTAGTATACAGAGACAACCAAACATCTATGCCCTTCCCCCTCACTCTCCGGGATCCACCACTCACTCTCGATGCCACTCATAAATTTGCTGGATGTTCCCAAATACAATCCTGTCACGGCCTCGAAGACTCTCTGGGACTCCCTGAGCGGCCATGGTGGCCATGTAACCCTGCAGGAAGGTTGGGGTGAATGCGGCGGGCAAGACCTTGGGGGATAAACCCCTCCCCCAAGAAGTCCAGGATGTAGGAGGTACTGGGGAGGTGGGACAGAGGAGCATCAAGGCATCTCCTAAAATTAGCtttgggcagagggaaagggctgGGCTAAAGCTCAGAGGAGAAAAAGGATCTACCTCCACAATCTGCCCCAAGTCGTCCACatacattttctctgtctctaccaGTTCACTCAAGACATACCTGGGAAGAGAACAGGAGTGCGCATCGTTGATATAGTCAATTCCTCCCTACTGGACTAGAAGCCCCTTCATTACCACAGTCAACCTCAGAGGAAATTCCAAGTGTCAAATCCAAAACAAACGTGAGGAACAGTACTCTGGAAGTTGCACAATTGGGGGGAGCAAAAGGAAGGGAGAGTGTGGGGACACTTACATACTCCTTTCTAGAGCCTTCTTCTTCTGTTCCTCCTCACTCTCAGGGGCCTGGGATAGGGTCTCCTCCTCAGGTGGCTGGAAGGAAAGAACATCCCAGAGTAAACCAATGGATGCCTTCTGGGGAGCTCTGCAGATCCATTTCTTCATACCTGCGTCTTATCTCCAGGGCCCTCCAACAATGTGGTCAGCAGGGTCAGTTCTGGCAGCTCCTCTCCTGTGGCCAGAGCTGGTTCCAGCATCCAGTTCTGGGAGCCAGAGATCAAGTGTCGGAGGTCATGGACAATAGCTATGTCTCCCCAATGACCAGTGGCCCCAACTGGCCCTCTCTCCCAGGGTCCTTCATGGATGTCCTACATGTTTGTGTGGTGCTCCCTGCTCACCTCATATGGTCCAGCCTGGCCACcgtctgcctcagtttccacactgAGACAGTGTTTGGAATGATCCAACCATCTTCTCAGGCCACTGATTGGCCCTGGGGGGCCCGGGGAACAGGGGCCAGAGCTGAGGCCAGAGCTGGGGCCAGAGAGGACAGCCAGACCCGAAGCAGCTGAAGCTGATACACTCCCCTCACTGCCAGCAATGGAATAGGATTCTAATGGGGAGTAGGGGGAGAAAAGGGGCCATAGATATTACTCTAGCTCCAGATGCAGGGTTTCTTGGGAGCTCCCAGAGGCTCCTCTGCATGATGctgagcccctctcccccagggccCACTCTCTTATCCTCATTTGAGTTGGCGGGGAGAGCAAATTTCACCTAGGCACCCTTGGGAGGAAGGACAGTAAACACCTGGGCTCCCAAGGCCTGGGAACCTCAGTTAAATTTGGAGGTTCCTCCATATTCTGAGCATGGCATAGATAGAGTGGGGCAGCCGTCTGGGCAGACACTGGAAGCTGGGGGTGGCCATCTGCTCTCCTACAATCTGCCCTTTTCCAATGGGCACAGACCATTCCCTGAGAAGGTGGAATGGGGGAGCTAAAAGCCCATCCGCCACCCCCAGACTCCTCCTCCACCAGTTGCAGTAAtcactataaaaagaaaagacttctgCAGCCCATCTCCCCAACACATGCACAAACCCAATAGAGGGGGCAAATGAGGAGAGCTCAGTCAGGGTTATCTGCCCTGGGCTCATGGACAGAGGAGCTGTGATTTGTCATAAAACCCCTGCTAGACCCCCATCCTCattcctccatccctctctcccttttcaggTCTGAGGTAGATTCTCAGCAAAAGGACTTAAGATGCAGTTCTAGGCCCAAGAGGATTGTGGATGGGTTTTTCTCATACCCAGTTGACTACAAAACAGAGAGAAGagtctcctgccccttccccaatttcCTTAACTTGAACTGATAAAAATTTGGAGGCAGATCTTGGACATCATCTATTGAGTCACTTTCCTGGAAAACACAGGTATAGGTCTCCAGCCTCTAAATCCCTAGGGCCAGGGCAACCCGAAGCCCTGAACTCTCGGCCCCCCCTCCCTCAACACTGGGCCCCTGCGACCTCGAACTCACCACGTCCCCCCCGGGCGAAGCAGCAGCCGCATTTTGCCAGCACTTTTCGGATCACATGGGGACAGGCACAGCGACCCCCCTTGTGCCCCCCCCGCATGGCGCCCGGggccccccgcaccccccacccggGCCGGCCATGCAGGGGGAATcacggggggcggggtggggacgGCGCAAGGCGCGCACCCCCCCTCCCTCCTACCCCgctccaggctgggggaggggaggagggcgggaACCGGGAGGGGGAGTCCAGGGGTAGGCGGAAGTCTGGTCTagaggagggctgggggctctgcAGCGCGGGCGGCGCGAGGCTGGGCCGCTGAGCTGGGCGGGGTGTGTTTCCGGAACCCAGTCGGTGCGTGGCCCAGGGTCCAGATGTCCAGCGGGGAGGGAAGGGATGGTGGGGGAAGCTGGACCGGGATGCGGCAGCCGCTCCAGCTCTGTCTCCGGCCTCTCGGGTTTGGGATGGTTCTAGGCCCgggcagggaggaggcgggggcCGACTCCCCGAGTCACTGGCGCTGCGCGGGTCCGGGCCGAACGGCGAGCCGAATAACAGGCCCGACCGCGGTGCCGCCGCGGGGAGGGGCCTCTGCGGCCCAGCTCCGCCCTCTCCCTCCTATTCCCCCACTCCAACCCCTGCCAGTGCCGCGCTCCAGCCccaatccccctcccccaggcaccaCCACGTTCCCACTTCACGTCCCCACAGCCTCCGCCTCTCCTCTCCAGCTTAGGCTCCCCCTCCTCGGgatcccctccctcctgcctctcggGCTCCCGACCGCGGTGCGCTGGGTGGGGGTTAAGCCGGGCAGCGGGGTCTGCCCAAGTCTCCCCTCATCCTCTGCGGTGGAGAAGGGAGCGGATGGATGGGCCTGGGTCTGTGCGAAGACACCCTGGGTGTTGGGACGGTCCCTAGCCGCGCAGGGTAGACAAGCCCCCACCCCGCTTCGGGGATGAGTGAATGGGGAGCTCTGTGGGGAACACGGCCCAGGTGCCGCCCTCTCGCCAGACCCTTCTTTCCTCCAGGCCCCAGGACTCCAGCCGAGACTAATCACCAATTAAGGCGAAGTCCTGGAGCCTGGGCTGGCGGGGAGCCAGGGGTGGGGCGCGGGGACACTCCGCCAGCGGGGGCTCGGGACCGGCTGACGCGGGGGACACGCAGCGGACTAGAGGGCGAGAAGCGTGAAGGTCTTGGCGAGTAAATAGGTCTCATGCAGATTAGATGCGAACCTTTATGCTAATAAGCGCTGCATTATTTGAATTCGCCACTTTGCGCAGGACGGCAAACTgtgccccaacccctcccccagtTTCTTACCGAGCTGCGGAACCCACGCGGGAACCTCGCGTTCGCGCTCCCCTTTCTGATCCCCCTCTGTACAGTCAGactgtgcctcagtctctcctGGCCCTAGGGGGCTTCTCTTTGGGGGCTGTGTGGACAAATTGGTAGTAAGGAAACCACCTTCCAGGCCCAGGCTTGACCTCCCGGGTTCCCCCCTTCCTCTTGTCAAATCCACATTATTGTAAAAAGGTCTCCTAGGCTGGGTTGGAGAGACCGGTTCACCCAGACCAGGGCTATGGCCCTCTTTTGGAATTCTTAGATTCCTGCGACTACCCTGCAGAATTCCTGTTTGCGGGTAAGTTGAATTGTAGGGTGCAGACCTGAAGCAGCCTAAGGATACCCGACCCCACCGTGGTCCCCCTTTCTTACCCCCGCCTGCCCGGGTAGGGCGCATGCGCGCAGCATGCCCCCCATGACCCCCAGTATCCGGTCAGTGCGGCCAGGGGCGGGGCGGTCCGGGGGCTTCATGCTGGACCCCCTACCCTGCTCCAAGTTACAGGGCTGAGGGGGCACGGAAGCTAGGGTCTCTAGGCCTGCGTGCGTCCGGAGAGTTGCTGCTGCCGAATCCGCCCCCTGCCCGGCTCCGCCCCTACTCCCACCCCAGCCCAACTTCTCAAAGGGGTAGGGTTGTTCCTTTCTCTACAACCAAAGTTCAACAACAAACCAACCCCTCTTAATCCCGATTCGGACACAGAAGCAGCAGGAGCCCACTAAATACTTGCCTCTTCCCCAGGCtctctggaggcagagagactgGGGAGATACACAAGGATTGCCCGACCACCACCCCGTTCCCGTTCTCACCAggccctgctccccccccccccccccccccccccccccccgtccacAGAACTGAACGGGTGTGGCATGGAGAGttgcatattttactttatttttattaaattaaaagctACAGTCTGGCGGCGATTCCAGAACAGGGTAAGGAGGCTCCTTATAGGGGGCAGAGAAGAGCGGGAGACAGACTgacagagacggagacacggGAGAGGAAAGACAAGGTTAAGGTAGAAGGGGGATTGTTTCTGAGGAACACACAAGGCCGGCTCCTTGGGGGCTCACACCggccccattccccctccccacacctaaGTTCAGCAGTGGGGAA is from Suricata suricatta isolate VVHF042 chromosome 10, meerkat_22Aug2017_6uvM2_HiC, whole genome shotgun sequence and encodes:
- the ARHGEF25 gene encoding rho guanine nucleotide exchange factor 25 isoform X2; this translates as MKPPDRPAPGRTDRILGVMGGMLRACALPGQAGPPKRSPLGPGETEAQSDCTEGDQKGEREREVPAWVPQLESYSIAGSEGSVSASAASGLAVLSGPSSGLSSGPCSPGPPGPISGLRRWLDHSKHCLSVETEADGGQAGPYENWMLEPALATGEELPELTLLTTLLEGPGDKTQPPEEETLSQAPESEEEQKKKALERSMYVLSELVETEKMYVDDLGQIVEGYMATMAAQGVPESLRGRDRIVFGNIQQIYEWHRDYFLQELQRCLKDPDWLAQLFIKHERRLHMYVVYCQNKPKSEHVVSEFGDSYFEELRQQLGHRLQLNDLLIKPVQRIMKYQLLLKDFLKYYSRAGMDTEELEGKLTAQGKLLGQDTFWVTEPEAGGLLSSRGRERRVFLFEQIVIFSEALGGGVRGGALAGYVYKSSIKVSCLGLEGNLQGDPCRFALTSRGPEGGIQRYVLQTADPAVSQAWIKQVAQILESQRDFLNALQSPIEYQRRESQTNSLGRPGGLRVGSPGRIRPGDRAQVSTHAPINGSLPSLLLLPKGEVARAPLSLDTQALSDIPQAPRDSPPAPPIPDTPPCQARLAKLDEDEL
- the ARHGEF25 gene encoding rho guanine nucleotide exchange factor 25 isoform X3, encoding MKPPDRPAPGRTDRILGVMGGMLRACALPGQAGPPKRSPLGPGETEAQSDCTEGDQKGEREREVPAWVPQLESYSIAGSEGSVSASAASGLAVLSGPSSGLSSGPCSPGPPGPISGLRRWLDHSKHCLSVETEADGGQAGPYENWMLEPALATGEELPELTLLTTLLEGPGDKTQPPEEETLSQAPESEEEQKKKALERSMYVLSELVETEKMYVDDLGQIVEGYMATMAAQGVPESLRGRDRIVFGNIQQIYEWHRDYFLQELQRCLKDPDWLAQLFIKHERRLHMYVVYCQNKPKSEHVVSEFGDSYFEELRQQLGHRLQLNDLLIKPVQRIMKYQLLLKDFLKYYSRAGMDTEELERAVEVMCFVPKRCNDMMTLGRLRGFEGKLTAQGKLLGQDTFWVTEPEAGGLLSSRGRERRVFLFEQIVIFSEALGGGVRGGALAGYVYKSSIKVSCLGLEGNLQGDPCRFALTSRGPEGGIQRYVLQTADPAVSQAWIKQVAQILESQRDFLNALQSPIEYQRRESQTNSLGRPGGLRVGSPGRIRPGDRAQALSDIPQAPRDSPPAPPIPDTPPCQARLAKLDEDEL
- the ARHGEF25 gene encoding rho guanine nucleotide exchange factor 25 isoform X1, with the protein product MKPPDRPAPGRTDRILGVMGGMLRACALPGQAGPPKRSPLGPGETEAQSDCTEGDQKGEREREVPAWVPQLESYSIAGSEGSVSASAASGLAVLSGPSSGLSSGPCSPGPPGPISGLRRWLDHSKHCLSVETEADGGQAGPYENWMLEPALATGEELPELTLLTTLLEGPGDKTQPPEEETLSQAPESEEEQKKKALERSMYVLSELVETEKMYVDDLGQIVEGYMATMAAQGVPESLRGRDRIVFGNIQQIYEWHRDYFLQELQRCLKDPDWLAQLFIKHERRLHMYVVYCQNKPKSEHVVSEFGDSYFEELRQQLGHRLQLNDLLIKPVQRIMKYQLLLKDFLKYYSRAGMDTEELERAVEVMCFVPKRCNDMMTLGRLRGFEGKLTAQGKLLGQDTFWVTEPEAGGLLSSRGRERRVFLFEQIVIFSEALGGGVRGGALAGYVYKSSIKVSCLGLEGNLQGDPCRFALTSRGPEGGIQRYVLQTADPAVSQAWIKQVAQILESQRDFLNALQSPIEYQRRESQTNSLGRPGGLRVGSPGRIRPGDRAQVSTHAPINGSLPSLLLLPKGEVARAPLSLDTQALSDIPQAPRDSPPAPPIPDTPPCQARLAKLDEDEL
- the ARHGEF25 gene encoding rho guanine nucleotide exchange factor 25 isoform X4, whose protein sequence is MRGGHKGGRCACPHVIRKVLAKCGCCFARGGRESYSIAGSEGSVSASAASGLAVLSGPSSGLSSGPCSPGPPGPISGLRRWLDHSKHCLSVETEADGGQAGPYENWMLEPALATGEELPELTLLTTLLEGPGDKTQPPEEETLSQAPESEEEQKKKALERSMYVLSELVETEKMYVDDLGQIVEGYMATMAAQGVPESLRGRDRIVFGNIQQIYEWHRDYFLQELQRCLKDPDWLAQLFIKHERRLHMYVVYCQNKPKSEHVVSEFGDSYFEELRQQLGHRLQLNDLLIKPVQRIMKYQLLLKDFLKYYSRAGMDTEELERAVEVMCFVPKRCNDMMTLGRLRGFEGKLTAQGKLLGQDTFWVTEPEAGGLLSSRGRERRVFLFEQIVIFSEALGGGVRGGALAGYVYKSSIKVSCLGLEGNLQGDPCRFALTSRGPEGGIQRYVLQTADPAVSQAWIKQVAQILESQRDFLNALQSPIEYQRRESQTNSLGRPGGLRVGSPGRIRPGDRAQVSTHAPINGSLPSLLLLPKGEVARAPLSLDTQALSDIPQAPRDSPPAPPIPDTPPCQARLAKLDEDEL